The Streptomyces pactum genome contains a region encoding:
- a CDS encoding SWIM zinc finger family protein, translated as MTRSVQAVAYRRPSVLESGTGGQRLGLETSEGSTPSGAVEHPRFFAGFLTSPQQASAALLAVADVAAARYHQPQLRASLDPVVTGNGDRLRFESFSGCGGVYARLDVLEAGLDGGEVGHGTTNVDVNDPLREALSRIGAEDPLHLRVGPEELAVTTLDGPVVEKKVPLPDRWLRGFAEAQVIAAGFDLRAELDAGEAVRFLRSLPRGGRSGAAGPRWVVPSGRTLRPTTRAVPGAVCLPGPERLVALQRVLRHATALRVYGPAVASGAAATASAWEVLLPGMRLTLTLSPDAARGFSGEGGVLDALATDEAAADAELVSVLLAWEPRIDIADLGAASGLTAERVRAALVRLGTSGRVGYDTAEAAYFHRELPYDAQRVERHNPRLRSARALVGAGAVALEGAIGTVTAEDGHVHRVRDEAGVLSCSCLWWAKYRGGRGPCKHALAVRMARRGAAAAQGTVRTDGGAR; from the coding sequence ATGACGCGATCTGTGCAGGCCGTGGCCTATCGACGACCCTCCGTGCTGGAATCCGGGACGGGCGGACAGCGCCTGGGGCTGGAGACCTCCGAGGGGTCGACGCCCTCGGGCGCCGTGGAACATCCTCGGTTCTTCGCCGGCTTCCTGACGTCGCCTCAGCAGGCCTCGGCGGCGCTGCTCGCGGTGGCCGACGTCGCCGCCGCCCGGTACCACCAGCCGCAGTTGCGCGCCTCGCTCGACCCGGTGGTGACGGGCAACGGCGACCGGCTGCGCTTCGAGTCCTTCTCCGGCTGCGGAGGGGTGTACGCGCGTCTGGACGTGCTGGAGGCGGGCCTCGACGGCGGCGAGGTCGGGCACGGCACGACGAACGTCGACGTCAACGACCCGCTGCGCGAGGCCCTGTCCCGGATCGGCGCGGAGGATCCGCTCCACTTGCGGGTCGGCCCCGAGGAGCTGGCCGTGACCACGCTGGACGGCCCGGTCGTGGAGAAGAAGGTCCCACTGCCGGACCGGTGGCTGCGCGGCTTCGCCGAGGCCCAGGTCATAGCGGCCGGCTTCGACCTGCGGGCCGAACTGGACGCCGGCGAGGCGGTGCGCTTCCTGCGCTCGCTGCCCCGCGGCGGCAGGAGCGGAGCGGCCGGCCCCCGATGGGTCGTGCCGTCCGGCCGTACGCTGCGGCCGACGACCCGTGCGGTGCCCGGCGCGGTCTGCCTGCCCGGTCCGGAGCGGCTGGTCGCGCTCCAGCGCGTGCTGCGGCACGCCACCGCACTGCGGGTGTACGGACCCGCGGTCGCCTCCGGAGCCGCTGCCACGGCGTCCGCCTGGGAGGTCCTGCTGCCGGGCATGCGCCTCACTCTCACCCTGTCCCCCGACGCCGCCCGCGGGTTCTCCGGCGAGGGCGGCGTCCTCGACGCGCTCGCCACGGACGAGGCCGCCGCGGACGCCGAGCTGGTCTCGGTGCTTCTCGCCTGGGAGCCGCGCATCGACATCGCCGACCTGGGCGCCGCCTCGGGCCTGACCGCGGAGCGGGTGCGCGCTGCTCTGGTCCGCCTCGGCACGTCGGGGCGCGTCGGGTACGACACGGCGGAGGCGGCGTACTTCCACCGGGAGCTGCCCTACGACGCACAACGCGTGGAGCGGCACAACCCCCGGCTGCGTTCGGCCCGGGCGCTGGTGGGGGCGGGCGCGGTCGCCCTGGAAGGCGCGATCGGGACGGTCACGGCCGAGGACGGGCATGTGCACCGGGTACGCGACGAGGCGGGGGTCCTCTCGTGCAGTTGCCTGTGGTGGGCCAAGTACCGGGGCGGTCGCGGGCCGTGCAAGCACGCACTGGCGGTACGGATGGCACGGCGCGGCGCCGCGGCGGCACAGGGGACGGTCCGGACCGACGGGGGTGCGCGATGA
- a CDS encoding alkaline phosphatase D family protein, whose protein sequence is MSHRPLPARRSVLRATLAASAALTLPTALGAAPAFARSGRPGAGWGVQTGDVTSHSGLVWVRSDRPARMIVETSATESFRNPRRWRGPLLGADTDFTGTTRLRGLPPGEQIHYRVLLADPDDPRRTGEPVPGTFRTVPVRRREGARFVWSGDLAGQGWGINPDLGGYRIYDAMGALDPDFFLCSGDNIYADGPIAETAALPDGSTWRNITTEEKSKVAETLAEFRGNFRYNLLDENLRRFNAQVPSVIQWDDHEVRNNWYPGQVIADTDSRYTEKSVDVLAARARRAFGEYFPISTLRPGAREGRVHRVLRQGPLLDVFVLDMRTYRNANSPGGQAVDPQGILGREQLEWLKRELSRSRAVWKVIAADMPIGLVVPDGTEGKTNIEGVAQGDPGAPLGRELQIAELLRFVKHRRITGTVWLTADVHHTSAQHYQPSRAAFTDFEPFWEFVSGPLNAGAFPASALDGTFGPERVFVKAPTASNVSPADGYQFFGSVDIDGDSAEMTVRLREQDGTVLYTKVLQPGRVGQ, encoded by the coding sequence ATGTCACACCGTCCGTTGCCCGCTCGCCGCAGCGTGCTGCGCGCGACCCTCGCCGCGTCGGCGGCCCTGACCCTGCCCACCGCCCTCGGGGCGGCGCCGGCGTTCGCCCGTTCCGGGCGGCCGGGAGCGGGCTGGGGCGTGCAGACGGGAGACGTGACCTCCCACTCCGGCCTGGTGTGGGTGCGCTCCGACCGGCCGGCCCGGATGATCGTCGAGACGTCCGCGACCGAGTCCTTCCGCAACCCGCGCAGATGGCGCGGCCCGCTGCTCGGGGCGGACACGGACTTCACCGGCACCACCAGGCTGCGCGGCCTGCCGCCGGGCGAGCAGATCCACTACCGTGTGCTCCTCGCCGACCCGGACGACCCGCGCCGCACCGGCGAGCCGGTCCCCGGCACCTTCCGCACCGTGCCGGTCCGCCGGCGCGAAGGAGCGCGCTTCGTGTGGTCCGGGGACCTGGCAGGCCAGGGCTGGGGCATCAACCCCGACCTCGGCGGCTACCGCATCTACGACGCCATGGGCGCCCTGGACCCGGACTTCTTCCTGTGCAGCGGCGACAACATCTACGCCGACGGGCCCATCGCGGAGACGGCCGCCCTGCCCGACGGCAGCACCTGGCGGAACATCACGACGGAGGAGAAGTCCAAGGTCGCCGAGACCCTCGCCGAGTTCCGCGGCAACTTCCGCTACAACCTGCTCGACGAGAACCTGCGGCGCTTCAACGCCCAGGTGCCGTCGGTCATCCAGTGGGACGACCACGAGGTGCGCAACAACTGGTACCCCGGCCAGGTGATCGCGGACACGGACAGCCGCTACACCGAGAAGAGCGTGGACGTGCTGGCCGCCCGGGCCCGGCGCGCGTTCGGTGAGTACTTCCCGATCTCCACCCTGCGCCCCGGCGCGCGCGAGGGACGTGTGCACCGGGTACTGCGCCAGGGCCCGCTCCTCGACGTGTTCGTGCTGGACATGCGGACGTACCGCAACGCCAACTCCCCCGGCGGCCAGGCCGTGGACCCGCAGGGCATTCTGGGGCGCGAGCAACTGGAGTGGCTCAAGCGGGAGCTGTCGCGGTCGCGTGCGGTGTGGAAGGTGATCGCCGCCGACATGCCGATCGGTCTGGTCGTGCCCGACGGCACCGAGGGGAAGACGAACATCGAGGGGGTGGCGCAGGGCGACCCCGGCGCGCCGCTCGGACGTGAACTCCAGATCGCCGAACTGCTGCGCTTCGTCAAGCACCGTCGGATCACCGGCACGGTGTGGCTGACGGCCGACGTGCACCACACCTCGGCCCAGCACTACCAGCCCTCGCGGGCCGCGTTCACCGACTTCGAGCCGTTCTGGGAATTCGTGTCCGGGCCGCTCAACGCGGGAGCCTTCCCGGCCAGCGCCCTGGACGGCACCTTCGGCCCGGAGCGGGTGTTCGTGAAGGCGCCGACCGCGTCGAACGTCTCGCCCGCGGACGGCTACCAGTTCTTCGGCTCGGTCGACATCGACGGCGACAGCGCCGAGATGACGGTGCGTCTGCGCGAGCAGGACGGCACGGTGCTGTACACGAAGGTGCTCCAGCCGGGCCGGGTGGGTCAGTAG
- a CDS encoding PLP-dependent aminotransferase family protein codes for MTPPTGPGGRPGSTGRGPGNRSDSDTGRNADSSPDSGTGNSAAWELLLPAASAPARARGRALQEALREAVRSGRLTPGTRLPSSRDLAADLGVSRGLVTEAYEQLTAEGYLRSGRGAGTWVGDAVRAARPRARDLAPRSPADRVDFVPGTPDLSLFPRAAWAAAQRGVLTELPHESLGYPDPRGLPRLRTALAELLARRRGVVADPERIVVVSGVAQATALLASVLHARGMRTAGVEDPGSPQHDALYASAGVGTVPLPLDDQGLAVGPLHASGVRAVVTTPAHQFPTGIAYSARRRAELLDWARSVDGLVLEDDYDGDFRYDRAPVGALQGLDPERVAYTGSVSKSLAPGLRLGWLLVPEWLADDVVERKRTSDLGHPAIDQALFARFVERGDYDRQLRVCQRAYRERRDALVAALEEHFPGARVSGIAAGLHAIATLPARYGPEDRFLTRVTGAGVAVRSLGEYGHGAGGDEAAAKEVRLVLGYAHLSPGRIRAGVGMMAKAV; via the coding sequence ATGACGCCGCCGACCGGCCCGGGCGGCCGTCCGGGCTCCACCGGCCGCGGCCCCGGCAACCGCTCCGACAGCGACACCGGCAGGAACGCCGACAGCAGCCCTGACAGCGGCACCGGCAACAGCGCCGCCTGGGAGTTGCTGCTGCCCGCCGCCTCGGCACCGGCACGCGCGCGTGGCCGCGCCCTTCAGGAGGCGCTGCGGGAAGCGGTCCGCTCGGGCCGGCTCACGCCGGGCACCCGTCTCCCGTCCAGCCGGGACCTCGCGGCCGACCTCGGGGTGTCGCGGGGGCTGGTGACGGAGGCGTACGAGCAGTTGACGGCCGAGGGCTATCTGCGCAGCGGTCGGGGCGCCGGGACCTGGGTGGGGGACGCGGTGCGGGCCGCCCGTCCACGCGCGCGTGATCTCGCCCCGCGCTCCCCCGCCGACCGCGTCGACTTCGTGCCGGGGACACCGGACCTGTCGCTCTTCCCCCGCGCGGCGTGGGCCGCCGCTCAGCGGGGCGTGCTGACGGAACTGCCGCACGAGAGCCTCGGTTACCCCGACCCGCGCGGCCTGCCCCGGCTGCGGACCGCGCTGGCCGAGCTGCTCGCGCGGCGCCGGGGTGTGGTGGCCGACCCGGAGCGGATCGTGGTGGTCTCCGGGGTGGCGCAGGCGACGGCGCTGCTCGCGAGCGTGCTCCACGCGCGCGGGATGCGCACCGCCGGTGTCGAGGACCCCGGCAGCCCCCAGCACGACGCCCTGTACGCGTCGGCGGGTGTCGGCACCGTCCCACTGCCCCTGGACGACCAGGGACTCGCCGTCGGCCCGCTGCACGCCTCGGGGGTAAGGGCCGTCGTGACGACTCCGGCCCACCAGTTCCCGACCGGGATCGCCTATTCGGCGCGGCGGCGCGCCGAACTGCTGGACTGGGCCCGCTCCGTGGACGGTCTCGTCCTGGAGGACGACTACGACGGCGACTTCCGATACGACCGTGCCCCCGTGGGCGCACTCCAGGGGCTCGACCCGGAGCGCGTCGCCTACACGGGTTCGGTCAGCAAGTCCCTCGCCCCGGGGCTGCGGCTGGGCTGGCTGCTGGTCCCGGAGTGGCTGGCGGACGACGTCGTCGAGCGCAAACGCACCTCCGACCTCGGGCATCCGGCCATCGACCAGGCACTCTTCGCCCGCTTCGTGGAACGCGGCGACTACGACCGTCAACTGCGCGTCTGTCAGCGCGCCTACCGCGAGCGGCGCGACGCGCTGGTCGCCGCGCTGGAGGAGCACTTTCCCGGCGCGCGGGTCTCCGGCATCGCCGCCGGACTCCACGCCATCGCCACCCTCCCCGCACGGTACGGCCCCGAGGACCGCTTCCTCACGCGCGTGACGGGGGCCGGGGTCGCCGTGCGTTCGCTGGGGGAGTACGGGCACGGGGCGGGCGGTGACGAGGCTGCGGCGAAGGAGGTGCGGCTGGTACTGGGGTACGCGCACCTGTCGCCGGGGCGGATTCGGGCGGGGGTGGGGATGATGGCGAAGGCCGTGTGA
- a CDS encoding bifunctional lysylphosphatidylglycerol flippase/synthetase MprF — protein MPSVLDALAAHSDNPSSFLALNSGNAFFHDDRFEGACAYRTSGRYVLQFGGPFTAPEHRAPLLDAFAAQAGRRLVAVQLQRADAELYAARGFTVNQIGASYAVDLSRFTLRGSRFVRLRNKISRARRAGLEVAEVPAGDDCAELDRIDQRWLREKGRHVKELRFLVGQRDGSLQKHRRLFVGRIDGEAVGYINYSPVYGSRPGWLHDLSRRRPDAPPGVMEALNATVMERLTADDAGWLHFGFTPFTGLDPEHEPPGASRLFTRFARLLAEHGDAVYPAASQLEYKQKWAPHVVLPEYIAFRGRPRPGAVWQLLRATNAL, from the coding sequence ATGCCGTCCGTGCTTGACGCACTCGCCGCGCACAGCGACAACCCCAGTTCCTTCCTCGCCCTCAACAGCGGGAACGCCTTCTTCCACGACGACCGGTTCGAGGGCGCCTGCGCCTATCGCACCTCGGGCCGCTACGTCCTGCAATTCGGTGGCCCGTTCACCGCACCGGAACACCGCGCGCCCCTGCTGGACGCCTTCGCCGCCCAGGCCGGCCGCCGGCTGGTCGCCGTGCAACTGCAGCGGGCGGACGCCGAGCTGTACGCGGCGCGCGGCTTCACGGTCAACCAGATCGGGGCGTCGTACGCGGTCGACCTCAGCCGTTTCACGCTGCGCGGCTCACGGTTCGTCCGGCTGCGGAACAAGATCTCGCGTGCCCGACGGGCGGGCCTGGAGGTCGCCGAAGTCCCGGCCGGCGACGACTGCGCCGAACTGGACCGGATCGACCAGCGCTGGCTGCGGGAGAAGGGCCGGCACGTGAAGGAGCTGCGGTTCCTCGTCGGCCAGCGGGACGGGAGCCTGCAGAAGCACCGCCGCCTGTTCGTCGGCCGGATCGACGGCGAGGCGGTCGGCTACATCAACTACTCGCCGGTCTACGGCAGCCGCCCCGGCTGGCTGCACGACCTCAGCCGGCGCCGTCCCGACGCTCCACCCGGCGTCATGGAGGCGCTCAACGCCACGGTCATGGAGCGGCTCACCGCCGACGACGCGGGCTGGCTGCACTTCGGGTTCACCCCCTTCACCGGGCTCGACCCGGAGCACGAACCACCGGGTGCCAGCCGCCTGTTCACCCGGTTCGCCCGCCTGCTGGCCGAGCACGGCGACGCGGTCTACCCCGCGGCCTCCCAGCTCGAGTACAAGCAGAAGTGGGCCCCGCACGTGGTCCTCCCGGAGTACATCGCCTTCCGCGGCAGGCCCCGCCCCGGCGCCGTCTGGCAACTGCTGCGTGCCACCAACGCCCTCTGA
- a CDS encoding acyl-CoA dehydrogenase family protein, whose product MRFLERERATLAKLLPDLDPALREAPLMELERPGSPGIRHFRDSGGPGLLVPESHQGRGATALDALRVQRAIGSRSPSLAVATTMHHFSMATLVGLGGLGDGLEWMLIEGVASTNRVIASGFAEGRSGAGILDPSMTATVTADGIRINGVKRPCSLAHSMDVLTASVMIPRADGQGDELAVALVPAESEGLSVSGFWSSAFLAGAESEQVTLTDVLVPPELLLRTATTSGERLDELQTAGLIWFQMLMTGSYLGAASALVERVLLNDRIPEHERVRLFVETEAAMATAEGVARRIDAGELDESALAQALYVRYGVQDAVARVVPRAVELLGGLNFMTSDEVGHLAACANGLSLHPPSRSRMTGPFSAYLADRPLAIA is encoded by the coding sequence ATGAGATTCCTCGAGCGCGAACGCGCCACCCTCGCCAAGCTGCTGCCCGACCTGGACCCCGCCCTGCGCGAGGCCCCGCTGATGGAACTGGAACGGCCGGGCAGCCCGGGCATCCGGCACTTCCGGGACAGCGGCGGCCCGGGGCTGCTCGTCCCCGAATCGCACCAGGGCCGGGGCGCGACCGCGCTGGACGCCCTGCGCGTGCAGCGGGCCATCGGCAGCCGCTCACCGTCCCTGGCGGTGGCCACCACCATGCACCACTTCTCCATGGCCACCCTGGTCGGACTCGGCGGCCTCGGCGACGGCCTGGAGTGGATGCTGATCGAAGGCGTGGCCTCCACCAACCGCGTCATCGCCTCCGGCTTCGCCGAGGGCCGCAGCGGCGCGGGCATCCTCGACCCGTCGATGACCGCCACGGTGACCGCGGACGGCATCCGGATCAACGGCGTCAAAAGACCGTGCAGCCTGGCCCACTCCATGGACGTGCTCACCGCCAGCGTCATGATCCCGCGCGCGGACGGGCAGGGCGACGAACTCGCCGTGGCCCTCGTGCCCGCGGAGAGCGAGGGGCTGAGCGTCAGCGGTTTCTGGTCCAGCGCGTTCCTGGCCGGCGCCGAGAGCGAACAGGTCACGCTCACCGACGTCCTCGTCCCGCCGGAACTCCTGCTGCGCACCGCGACAACCTCCGGCGAACGGCTCGACGAACTCCAGACGGCCGGACTGATCTGGTTCCAGATGCTGATGACGGGGAGCTATCTCGGCGCCGCCAGTGCGCTGGTGGAGCGGGTGCTGCTGAACGACCGCATCCCCGAGCACGAGCGCGTACGCCTCTTCGTCGAGACCGAGGCCGCCATGGCCACCGCCGAGGGCGTCGCCCGCCGCATCGACGCCGGCGAACTGGACGAGTCGGCGCTCGCGCAGGCGTTGTACGTGCGCTACGGCGTCCAGGACGCCGTGGCCCGCGTCGTCCCGCGCGCGGTCGAACTGCTCGGCGGGCTCAACTTCATGACCTCCGACGAGGTGGGCCACCTGGCCGCCTGCGCCAACGGGCTGTCGCTGCATCCGCCGTCGCGCTCCCGGATGACCGGCCCGTTCTCCGCGTACCTGGCCGACCGGCCACTCGCCATCGCCTGA
- a CDS encoding SDR family oxidoreductase: MPSDNQRLAVLPAARTGPRDRPTLLLTGGSGVLGRALIDELSPDFDLLCLRRNTPLRDPRVRELQGDLVAPRLGLSRLAWHELALEVDVVLHSAAETNWRTPPQDITRTNLRGADNMLDLAARADAPLYLVSTAFVANSPTEEDRRRFPGAAAYLDSKTGAERLTRDAGVPGAIVRPSVVMGDSVSGRIAGQQGLTRTIGSMVLGEVPVLPGAPEARIDMVPQDYVSRAVGDLVRGRVGSGEYWLTAGKEAIELREFADVCADVAVRHGLPRPQRPRLIPVEAVHRLLLPMLEGTSLPASVRRRLEHYAELLLVFQRELPFDTSLGEPDCGTRLTRSDIRCALVRNAESWAADRSGLLSRHRTAAAAPTEVAS, from the coding sequence ATGCCGTCAGACAACCAGCGTCTCGCCGTCCTGCCCGCCGCCCGTACGGGACCGCGCGACCGCCCCACTCTGCTGCTCACCGGCGGCTCCGGAGTGCTCGGACGCGCCCTGATCGACGAGCTGTCACCCGACTTCGACCTGCTGTGCCTGCGCCGCAACACACCGCTGCGCGATCCGCGGGTGCGCGAGCTCCAGGGCGACCTCGTGGCTCCCCGGCTCGGACTGAGCCGCCTGGCCTGGCACGAACTGGCCCTCGAGGTGGACGTGGTGCTGCACTCCGCGGCCGAGACGAACTGGCGTACGCCGCCACAGGACATCACGCGCACGAACCTGCGCGGTGCGGACAACATGCTCGACCTCGCCGCCCGCGCCGACGCGCCGCTGTACCTGGTGAGTACCGCGTTCGTGGCCAACAGCCCCACCGAGGAGGACCGCCGGCGCTTCCCGGGTGCCGCCGCCTACCTCGACTCCAAGACCGGGGCCGAACGGTTGACCCGCGACGCGGGCGTGCCCGGTGCCATCGTTCGGCCCTCGGTCGTCATGGGCGACTCCGTCAGCGGGCGGATCGCCGGTCAGCAGGGACTGACCAGGACGATCGGCTCGATGGTCCTGGGGGAGGTGCCCGTGCTTCCCGGGGCTCCCGAGGCCCGGATCGACATGGTGCCCCAGGACTACGTCTCCCGGGCCGTCGGCGACCTGGTCCGGGGCCGTGTGGGCAGCGGCGAGTACTGGCTGACGGCGGGGAAGGAGGCGATCGAGTTACGGGAGTTCGCCGACGTCTGCGCGGACGTCGCCGTCCGCCACGGCCTGCCCCGGCCCCAGCGGCCCCGGCTGATCCCGGTCGAGGCCGTGCACCGGCTGCTCCTGCCCATGCTGGAGGGCACCTCGCTGCCCGCGTCGGTCCGCCGGCGACTGGAGCACTACGCGGAACTGCTGCTGGTGTTCCAGCGGGAGCTGCCGTTCGACACCTCCCTCGGCGAACCCGACTGCGGCACCCGCCTGACCCGTTCCGACATCCGCTGCGCGCTCGTACGCAACGCGGAGAGCTGGGCCGCGGACCGGTCCGGCCTGCTCAGCCGCCATCGCACCGCCGCTGCCGCGCCGACGGAGGTGGCGTCATGA
- a CDS encoding aspartate aminotransferase family protein translates to MTMSPPSAGSAVPSSESAVPSSGTAASSAGNATSSVGNAALSSGTPAPSSGTVAPSGRPDVVDLYLKHIGSGRAVMGRVMGGMAEVRSEGPWIHADDGRRFLDFGGYGVFIMGHRHPAVVEAVHRQIDTHPLASRVFLEPVAALAARALAAHTPPGLDYVHFVNSGAEASEAALKLARAHGLTSVITTRSGFHGKTLGALSVTANATYQTPFQPLLPDVTQVAYDDPADLEQALAARRDRACVIVEPVQGEGGVRIPRHGYLSQVRALCRAYGALMVVDEIQTGMGRLGTWWGVDAEGVRPDVLLAGKGLSGGVVPVAAMVATAEAYAPFSRDPYLHTSTFGASPIACAAALATVRAMEEEETVARAAALGLRLLTAVRAVCAPYEGGLVREVRGRGLLIGIEFAEEQAVGELLLELISRGVLVNHSLNSTRVLRLTPPAVVEDTALDLFLTTLGEALRSTADRMAG, encoded by the coding sequence ATGACCATGTCGCCCCCGTCCGCCGGGTCCGCCGTGCCGTCCTCGGAATCCGCTGTGCCGTCCTCCGGTACGGCGGCGTCGTCCGCCGGTAACGCAACGTCGTCCGTAGGTAACGCAGCGCTGTCCTCCGGCACCCCAGCGCCGTCCTCCGGCACCGTGGCGCCGTCCGGCCGGCCCGACGTCGTCGACCTCTACCTCAAGCACATCGGCTCCGGCCGCGCCGTCATGGGCCGAGTCATGGGCGGCATGGCCGAGGTCCGCTCCGAGGGGCCCTGGATCCACGCCGACGACGGCCGCCGCTTCCTGGACTTCGGCGGGTACGGCGTCTTCATCATGGGCCACCGCCACCCGGCCGTCGTCGAGGCGGTGCACCGGCAGATCGACACCCACCCGCTGGCCAGCCGCGTCTTCCTCGAACCCGTCGCCGCCCTGGCAGCCCGGGCCCTCGCCGCGCACACCCCACCCGGCCTCGACTACGTCCACTTCGTCAACTCCGGCGCCGAGGCCAGCGAGGCGGCCCTGAAGCTGGCCCGCGCCCACGGACTCACCTCGGTGATCACCACCCGCAGCGGCTTCCACGGCAAGACCCTCGGCGCGCTGAGCGTCACCGCCAACGCCACGTACCAGACGCCCTTCCAGCCCCTGCTCCCGGACGTCACGCAGGTCGCCTACGACGACCCGGCCGACCTCGAACAGGCGCTGGCCGCCCGCCGCGACCGGGCCTGCGTCATCGTCGAACCCGTCCAGGGCGAGGGCGGCGTACGCATCCCCCGCCACGGCTACCTCAGCCAGGTGCGGGCGCTGTGCCGGGCGTACGGCGCCCTGATGGTCGTCGACGAGATCCAGACCGGCATGGGGCGGCTGGGCACCTGGTGGGGCGTGGACGCCGAGGGCGTACGTCCGGACGTGCTGCTGGCCGGCAAGGGGCTCAGCGGCGGTGTCGTACCGGTCGCCGCGATGGTCGCCACCGCGGAGGCCTACGCCCCCTTCAGCCGCGACCCCTACCTGCACACCTCCACCTTCGGCGCCTCACCGATCGCCTGCGCCGCCGCCCTCGCGACCGTACGGGCGATGGAGGAGGAGGAGACCGTGGCCCGGGCCGCCGCGCTCGGCCTGCGCCTCCTCACCGCCGTACGGGCCGTGTGCGCGCCGTACGAGGGCGGGCTGGTCCGCGAGGTACGCGGCCGGGGGCTGCTGATCGGCATCGAGTTCGCCGAGGAACAGGCGGTCGGCGAGCTCCTGCTGGAGCTGATCTCCCGGGGCGTGCTCGTCAACCACTCCCTCAACTCGACCCGGGTGCTGCGGCTGACCCCGCCGGCCGTGGTCGAGGACACCGCGCTCGACCTGTTCCTCACCACCCTCGGCGAGGCCCTGCGCAGCACGGCCGACCGCATGGCCGGCTGA